One window from the genome of Kineococcus mangrovi encodes:
- the gatC gene encoding Asp-tRNA(Asn)/Glu-tRNA(Gln) amidotransferase subunit GatC yields the protein MSAISRTEVEHLARLARIDMSDEELDRVAGQLDAVLDAVAAVAKVATDDVPATSHPVPLTNVTRPDVVRPGLSAQEALAGAPAAEDGRFRVPMILGEEA from the coding sequence GTGTCCGCCATCTCCCGAACCGAGGTCGAGCACCTCGCGCGCCTGGCGCGCATCGACATGTCCGACGAGGAGCTGGACCGCGTGGCGGGTCAGCTCGACGCGGTCCTCGATGCCGTCGCGGCCGTCGCGAAGGTCGCCACCGACGACGTGCCCGCCACCTCGCACCCCGTGCCCCTGACGAACGTGACCCGACCGGACGTCGTCCGCCCGGGCCTGAGCGCGCAGGAGGCGCTCGCGGGCGCCCCGGCGGCCGAGGACGGCCGGTTCCGCGTCCCGATGATCCTGGGGGAGGAGGCGTGA